A genomic segment from Nicotiana sylvestris chromosome 1, ASM39365v2, whole genome shotgun sequence encodes:
- the LOC104243446 gene encoding probable flavin-containing monooxygenase 1: MATNQRESRKKQVIAIVGAGISGLLACKYSLSKGFDPIVFESEGSIGGVWTKTIGSTKLQTPRPVYQFSDFPWPDSVTDVFPDQQTVLEYIESYAHHFNLLRHIQFNSKVLSLSYESGGGSDGEWNLWGGTGEPFSSKGKWNVTVQDTRTPSPQVYQVDFVVVCVGRFSQVPNIPQFPPNKGPQAFQGEVIHSMDYSKMDSTTATNFVKGKNVAVIGSQKSGMDIAMECSTVNGIERPCTVLTRTPHWNIPDYFPWGFPLAYLYLSRFSELMVHKPGEGLLLSLLATTLSPLRWAFSKFVESHIQHKLGLAKHGIVPEHSFLNELSSCLISLVPEEFYDRVGEGSIKLKKAKSFGFSKEGIVLEGQAEPIKSDLVILATGFKGIDKLKHIFESPRFQDFIAGTDDSAVPLYRECIHPRIPHLAIIGFSESIANLYTSEIRCRWLAELLDGKFKLPSIKIMEEDIAEWDKYKKRYSYLKNYRRSCIGALHIWYNDQLCKDMGWNPKRKKGRLSEWFDPYGPMDYTG; encoded by the exons ATGGCAACTAATCAAAGAGAGAGCAGAAAGAAGCAGGTGATAGCAATAGTCGGAGCTGGTATAAGCGGCCTATTGGCCTGCAAATACAGCCTTTCAAAAGGTTTCGATCCCATTGTGTTTGAGTCCGAGGGTAGCATTGGAGGTGTGTGGACTAAGACTATTGGGAGTACCAAGCTGCAGACACCAAGACCTGTTTACCAGTTCTCTGATTTTCCATGGCCTGATTCTGTAACCGATGTGTTTCCCGACCAACAAACTGTGCTGGAGTACATTGAATCATATGCTCATCACTTTAATTTGCTCCGTCACATTCAGTTCAATAGCAAAGTGTTGAGCCTCAGTTATGAATCTGGTGGCGGCTCTGATGGAGAATGGAATTTGTGGGGCGGCACAGGCGAGCCTTTTAGCTCTAAGGGGAAATGGAACGTAACTGTACAGGACACTCGAACCCCCTCCCCGCAG GTATACCAAGTGGATTTTGTAGTAGTTTGCGTGGGAAGATTCAGCCAAGTTCCAAATATCCCTCAATTCCCTCCAAACAAAGGCCCCCAAGCTTTTCAAGGTGAAGTAATCCATTCAATGGACTATTCCAAAATGGACTCAACAACTGCAACCAACTTTGTCAAAGGAAAAAATGTAGCTGTCATTGGGTCCCAGAAATCAGGAATGGACATTGCCATGGAGTGCTCCACAGTTAATG GGATTGAACGTCCATGCACAGTATTAACTAGGACGCCGCATTGGAACATTCCCGATTATTTTCCATGGGGATTCCCTTTGGCATATCTCTACCTAAGTCGATTCTCCGAACTTATGGTGCATAAACCAGGCGAAGGCCTTCTTCTAAGTCTCCTGGCGACAACTCTTTCACCTTTG AGGTGGGCCTTCTCAAAATTTGTAGAAAGTCATATACAACACAAACTCGGGCTTGCAAAACATGGAATAGTGCCAGAGCATAGTTTCTTAAACGAATTGAGTTCATGTTTAATTTCTTTAGTGCCTGAAGAATTCTACGATAGAGTTGGGGAAGGAAGTATCAAGCTGAAGAAAGCGAAGAGCTTTGGATTCTCGAAAGAAGGTATCGTTCTTGAGGGTCAGGCTGAACCAATAAAATCCGACTTAGTCATACTCGCTACTGGCTTCAAGGGAATTGATAAGCTCAAACACATTTTTGAATCACCAAGATTTCAGGACTTCATTGCAGGCACAGATGACTCTGCAGTTCCTCTCTATAG GGAATGCATTCATCCTCGAATTCCACATCTGGCAATAATTGGATTCTCGGAAAGCATAGCAAATCTATACACCTCGGAAATAAGATGCCGATGGCTGGCAGAACTTCTGGATGGAAAATTTAAGCTACCTAGCAtcaagatcatggaagaagacaTAGCAGAGTGGGATAAATACAAGAAGAGATATTCATATTTGAAGAACTACAGGAGATCATGCATCGGCGCATTGCATATTTGGTACAATGACCAACTGTGCAAGGACATGGGATGGAATCCTAAAAGGAAAAAGGGTCGTTTGTCTGAGTGGTTCGATCCTTATGGACCAATGGATTACACCGGCTAA